The following are encoded together in the Streptomyces tsukubensis genome:
- a CDS encoding dihydrolipoyl dehydrogenase family protein — translation MTEAMEYDVIVLGAGPVGENAAERTKAAGLSTAVVESELVGGECSYWACMPSKALLRPVLARADARRLPGLRQAVAGPLDTAAVLARRDSFTSHWKDDGQVAWLDSVDLPLYRGHGRLDGPRRVIVTGGDGQEQVLTARQAVVVATGSRAVLPDLPGLAGVRPWTSREATSAQTVPDRLAVVGGGVVAVEMATAWQALGSRVVLLVRGGALLERMEPFAGELVSRSLTEAGVDVRMHTSVTSVSRPRGAGPLALTLDSGENIDADEVLFATGRAPRTDSLGMETVGGHDGDWLTVDDDCRVEGSDWLYAVGDVNHRALLTHQGKYQARIAAAAIAARAAGEDIDRAPWSPYTATADRVAVPQVVFTDPEAASVGLTLAEAEAAGHRVRAVDYDIASVAGASLHGDDYRGRARMIVDEDRQILRGATFVGPGVAELLHSATIAVAGEVPISRLWHAVPSYPTISEVWLRLLEEYRG, via the coding sequence ATGACGGAAGCCATGGAGTACGACGTAATCGTCCTTGGAGCGGGGCCCGTGGGCGAGAACGCCGCGGAGCGCACGAAAGCGGCGGGTCTCAGCACGGCGGTGGTGGAGAGCGAACTGGTCGGCGGCGAGTGCTCGTACTGGGCGTGCATGCCCAGCAAGGCGCTGCTGCGTCCGGTGCTGGCGAGGGCCGACGCCAGGCGGCTGCCGGGGCTGCGCCAGGCGGTGGCGGGCCCCCTCGACACGGCGGCCGTACTGGCCCGCCGTGACAGCTTCACCTCGCACTGGAAGGACGACGGCCAGGTCGCGTGGCTGGACTCGGTGGACCTGCCCCTCTACCGGGGCCACGGCCGCCTCGACGGTCCGCGCCGTGTCATCGTCACGGGCGGCGACGGGCAGGAGCAGGTCCTCACGGCCCGCCAGGCCGTGGTCGTGGCCACCGGCAGCCGCGCGGTCCTCCCCGACCTGCCGGGGCTGGCCGGGGTCCGCCCCTGGACCAGCAGGGAGGCGACCAGCGCCCAGACCGTGCCCGACCGGCTCGCCGTCGTCGGTGGGGGCGTGGTGGCCGTGGAGATGGCGACCGCGTGGCAGGCCCTGGGCTCGCGGGTCGTCCTGCTCGTACGGGGCGGCGCGCTGCTGGAGCGGATGGAACCCTTCGCGGGGGAACTGGTGTCCAGGTCCCTCACCGAGGCCGGCGTGGACGTACGCATGCACACCTCCGTGACCTCGGTGTCCAGGCCGCGCGGGGCGGGCCCGCTCGCCCTCACGCTGGACAGCGGCGAGAACATCGACGCCGACGAGGTGCTCTTCGCGACGGGCCGCGCACCGCGTACCGACAGCCTCGGCATGGAGACGGTCGGCGGCCACGACGGTGACTGGCTCACGGTGGACGACGACTGCCGGGTCGAGGGCAGCGACTGGCTGTACGCGGTGGGTGACGTCAACCATCGCGCGCTCCTCACCCACCAGGGCAAGTACCAGGCCCGTATCGCCGCCGCGGCCATCGCCGCACGGGCCGCGGGGGAGGACATCGACCGGGCACCCTGGTCCCCGTACACGGCGACCGCCGACCGCGTGGCCGTCCCCCAGGTGGTCTTCACCGACCCGGAGGCCGCCTCCGTGGGCCTCACCCTGGCGGAGGCGGAGGCGGCGGGCCACCGTGTCAGGGCCGTCGACTACGACATCGCCTCCGTCGCGGGGGCGAGCCTGCACGGCGACGACTACCGGGGCCGGGCCCGCATGATCGTCGACGAGGACCGGCAGATCCTGCGCGGAGCCACCTTCGTCGGCCCGGGAGTCGCCGAACTCCTCCACTCGGCCACCATCGCCGTGGCGGGCGAGGTACCCATCTCCCGCCTCTGGCACGCGGTTCCGTCGTATCCGACGATCAGCGAGGTGTGGCTGCGGCTGCTGGAGGAGTATCGGGGGTAG
- the trxA gene encoding thioredoxin: MMSTVELTKENFDQTVTDNEFVLIDFWASWCGPCRSFAPVYEKSADENPDLVHGKVDTEAQPELAQAFGIQSIPTLMIVRDQVAVFAQPGALPESALQDVIGQARDLDMNEVRKSIAEAEQAQDGQSPQPGTGA, translated from the coding sequence ATCATGAGCACTGTGGAGCTCACCAAGGAGAACTTCGACCAGACCGTGACGGACAACGAGTTTGTCCTGATCGATTTCTGGGCGTCCTGGTGCGGTCCGTGCCGCTCGTTCGCCCCGGTGTACGAGAAGTCCGCTGACGAGAACCCCGACCTGGTCCACGGGAAGGTGGACACCGAGGCGCAGCCCGAGCTGGCGCAGGCCTTCGGTATCCAGTCCATTCCGACCCTGATGATCGTCAGGGACCAGGTGGCGGTGTTCGCCCAGCCCGGCGCGCTGCCGGAGTCGGCGCTGCAGGATGTCATCGGCCAGGCTCGTGACCTGGACATGAACGAGGTGCGCAAGTCGATCGCCGAGGCCGAGCAGGCGCAGGACGGCCAGTCCCCGCAGCCGGGCACGGGGGCCTGA
- a CDS encoding carboxylate-amine ligase, with translation MSTDACTSDPTPGKEPGQPPVSMPLSMGLEEEYFVVDAQTHQLADSAPLLDTVRRDGSEDYTAELRRCMVESRTGICWSLAEVRRDLRARRNTLISAAAEAGSVIVASGTYPTADWRRAGFTAQPRFDHIAGTYARLADEHLICACQVHVGVHDRDTAVEVMNRVRRWLPVLSALSASSPFWSGDDTGYASYRNSIWARWPMAGMPPTLSSYADHCDRVERLMRTGISADAGQVFWDVRPGTRYRTVEFRIADACTTVDEAVLQAGLCRALVHRCLLEIARGDAAPDAPAELLHAATWRAARYGLTGRLIDPVDAELVPAAVLVNRLLDHVRGPLMESGDWPEITGLAQAALRWGNSADRQRRAYTDSGGLAAVVKQLITETTAV, from the coding sequence ATGAGCACCGACGCCTGCACGTCTGACCCCACCCCCGGGAAAGAACCGGGACAGCCGCCCGTGAGCATGCCGCTCTCCATGGGGCTGGAAGAGGAATACTTCGTAGTCGACGCGCAGACCCATCAGCTTGCCGACAGCGCCCCTCTGCTCGACACCGTGCGAAGGGACGGATCCGAGGACTACACCGCCGAGCTGCGGCGCTGCATGGTCGAGAGCCGCACCGGAATCTGCTGGAGCCTGGCAGAGGTGCGGCGCGACCTCCGGGCCCGGAGGAACACGCTGATCAGCGCCGCCGCCGAGGCGGGGTCCGTGATCGTCGCCTCGGGTACCTACCCGACCGCCGACTGGCGGCGGGCCGGGTTCACCGCCCAGCCCCGGTTCGACCACATCGCCGGCACCTACGCGCGGCTCGCCGACGAGCATCTGATCTGCGCCTGCCAAGTACATGTCGGTGTCCACGACCGCGACACCGCGGTGGAGGTCATGAACCGCGTACGCCGGTGGCTGCCTGTCCTCTCCGCGCTTTCGGCGAGTTCACCGTTCTGGTCCGGGGACGACACCGGCTACGCGAGCTACCGGAACAGCATCTGGGCCCGCTGGCCCATGGCGGGTATGCCGCCCACACTCTCCTCCTACGCCGACCACTGTGACCGGGTGGAGCGTCTGATGCGTACGGGGATCAGCGCCGACGCCGGGCAGGTGTTCTGGGATGTCAGGCCGGGGACCCGGTACCGCACAGTGGAGTTCCGCATCGCCGACGCGTGCACCACCGTCGACGAGGCCGTTCTCCAGGCCGGACTGTGCCGGGCGCTGGTACACCGGTGTCTGCTGGAGATCGCACGGGGCGATGCCGCCCCCGACGCCCCCGCCGAACTTCTCCACGCCGCCACATGGCGGGCCGCCCGTTATGGGCTCACCGGGCGCCTGATCGACCCCGTGGACGCCGAACTCGTCCCGGCCGCCGTGCTCGTGAACCGGTTGCTCGACCATGTCCGCGGCCCTCTCATGGAGTCGGGGGACTGGCCGGAGATCACCGGCCTGGCCCAGGCGGCACTGCGCTGGGGGAACTCCGCCGACCGGCAACGACGGGCGTACACCGACAGCGGCGGTCTCGCCGCGGTGGTCAAGCAACTGATCACGGAGACCACGGCCGTGTAG
- a CDS encoding phosphatidylinositol-specific phospholipase C, with protein MTLSRRSLIRSATAVTVTALVTGGATVPAHAATTGSAIPADWMGALPDALSLLHMTIPGTHDSGCTDPANGTEWSHTQNWGIAEQLRRGVRFLDIRANGLQDHLDDSFGIYHGGYYQGLTYDGVLAQCRDFLRQHPRETIVMRLKKENGTNNDVGAGFKDVLNVYLDGKGWRPTFLLTDRIPSLGEARGRIVLIAQFDNDWPVLQWPGGDNGFLSNQWFSLQDIYQGLSWPSQKTAKVTQQFDNAAGDQDSAQMYINFTSYAGGGWPKVNADAIMPGVQSYLNGRLQDRTHLGVVPMDFPDFHSDTLDTLIDWNWH; from the coding sequence ATGACACTGAGCCGTCGCTCCCTCATACGCTCCGCCACCGCTGTCACCGTCACCGCTCTCGTGACCGGCGGAGCCACCGTCCCCGCGCACGCCGCGACCACCGGCAGCGCGATCCCCGCCGACTGGATGGGCGCCCTGCCCGACGCGCTGTCCCTCCTGCACATGACCATCCCCGGTACCCACGACTCCGGTTGCACCGACCCCGCCAACGGCACCGAGTGGTCACACACCCAGAACTGGGGCATCGCCGAGCAACTCCGGCGCGGCGTAAGGTTCCTGGACATCCGGGCCAACGGCCTCCAGGACCACCTCGACGACTCGTTCGGGATCTACCACGGCGGGTACTACCAGGGCCTGACGTACGACGGGGTGCTCGCGCAGTGCCGCGACTTCCTGCGCCAACATCCGCGCGAGACGATCGTGATGCGCCTGAAGAAGGAGAACGGCACCAACAACGACGTCGGAGCGGGATTCAAGGACGTTCTCAACGTCTACCTGGACGGCAAGGGCTGGCGCCCGACGTTCCTGCTGACCGACCGAATACCCTCGCTCGGCGAGGCCCGCGGACGCATCGTTCTGATCGCCCAGTTCGACAACGACTGGCCGGTACTGCAATGGCCCGGTGGTGACAACGGCTTCCTGTCCAATCAGTGGTTCTCGCTCCAGGACATCTACCAGGGCCTGTCCTGGCCGTCCCAGAAGACCGCGAAGGTCACCCAGCAGTTCGACAACGCCGCCGGGGACCAGGACTCGGCACAGATGTACATCAACTTCACCAGCTACGCGGGCGGCGGCTGGCCCAAGGTCAACGCGGACGCGATCATGCCCGGAGTCCAGAGCTATCTCAACGGCCGGCTCCAGGACCGGACGCACCTCGGAGTCGTCCCCATGGACTTCCCCGACTTCCACTCCGACACGCTGGACACTCTCATCGACTGGAACTGGCACTGA
- a CDS encoding type II toxin-antitoxin system PemK/MazF family toxin, producing the protein MTAFTDDSAPDPADVPRDAQDAARTARDQPGRGGPCATAEATPREIGAVRTSYAPDKDGAPDPGEIVWTWVPYEENDGRGKDRPVLVVARETAGTFLAVALSSKRHSHDRDWVPLGSGPWDRTGRDSWVDTDRVFRVHEGGMRREACALDRGRFNLVVLRLRERYGWR; encoded by the coding sequence GTGACTGCCTTCACCGACGACTCCGCACCCGATCCGGCCGATGTCCCCCGCGACGCCCAGGATGCCGCACGGACCGCGCGGGACCAGCCGGGCCGCGGCGGCCCCTGCGCTACGGCCGAGGCCACGCCCCGTGAGATCGGCGCTGTGCGGACCTCGTACGCGCCCGACAAGGACGGCGCCCCCGACCCCGGCGAGATCGTGTGGACCTGGGTGCCTTACGAGGAGAACGACGGCCGGGGCAAGGACCGGCCGGTCCTGGTGGTGGCCCGGGAGACGGCGGGCACCTTCCTCGCCGTGGCGCTGTCGAGCAAGCGGCACAGCCACGACAGGGACTGGGTGCCGTTGGGCAGCGGGCCCTGGGACAGGACAGGGCGCGACTCCTGGGTCGACACCGACCGGGTCTTCCGAGTCCACGAGGGTGGCATGCGACGTGAGGCGTGCGCGCTGGACCGGGGGCGGTTCAACCTGGTGGTGCTGCGGCTGCGGGAGCGCTACGGCTGGCGGTAG
- a CDS encoding LPFR motif small protein codes for MLSAIADVFRAIGGAIATVVTLPFRAVARLFGGASASAHGRH; via the coding sequence ATGCTGAGCGCTATCGCGGATGTGTTCCGCGCCATCGGCGGAGCCATCGCCACCGTCGTCACTCTGCCCTTCCGTGCGGTGGCCCGTCTCTTCGGCGGGGCCTCCGCCAGCGCCCACGGCCGACACTGA
- a CDS encoding glycosyl hydrolase family 18 protein, which yields MLLLAVPATLGAAGGPTDAVPAPVPAPPAAGDPLPGAGAKAAASRRTVSAWLPYWEQKGGYRTALRHAEQLHTVSPFWYRAESASRITGYPGAGDRKIINGLHKAGIKVVPTVNENMAPGKLAAIVTSPQRRTTHVRALMKIVGSRSYDGLDLDYETIAPTGDATYKKVRSGYTALVKAVCESLHARGKQCVSTVTPQTASTGRVWDYRRLGAAVDRLRIMGYNLHHAQGSPGPLASSAWYEDILRRATARVAPAKLEMGLPAYGWDWAVGSERRAKSVTSKGAEALRKRVKARYRLDPASGTPHFTYTSGKTRRTVWYQDAKGTAEHLPVLREYGVRNTALWALNFEDPKLWGTLARG from the coding sequence GTGCTCCTCCTCGCCGTCCCCGCGACGCTCGGGGCGGCGGGCGGGCCGACGGACGCCGTCCCGGCACCCGTACCCGCGCCACCGGCGGCGGGCGACCCCCTCCCCGGCGCCGGGGCGAAGGCCGCCGCATCCCGCAGGACCGTCTCCGCGTGGCTGCCCTACTGGGAGCAGAAGGGCGGCTACCGGACCGCCCTTCGCCACGCCGAACAGCTCCACACGGTGAGCCCCTTCTGGTACCGGGCGGAGTCGGCGAGCCGGATCACCGGTTACCCGGGCGCCGGTGACAGGAAGATCATCAACGGCCTGCACAAGGCCGGCATCAAGGTCGTCCCCACCGTCAACGAGAACATGGCACCGGGAAAACTGGCCGCGATCGTCACCAGCCCCCAACGCAGGACCACGCACGTCCGCGCCCTCATGAAGATCGTCGGCAGCCGTTCGTACGACGGACTCGACCTCGACTACGAGACCATCGCGCCCACCGGCGACGCCACCTACAAGAAGGTCCGCTCCGGCTACACCGCGCTCGTCAAGGCCGTCTGCGAGTCACTGCACGCCCGCGGAAAGCAGTGCGTCTCGACGGTCACGCCCCAGACGGCGAGCACCGGGCGGGTCTGGGACTACCGGCGGCTGGGAGCGGCGGTCGACCGGCTGCGCATCATGGGCTACAACCTCCACCACGCGCAGGGCTCCCCGGGCCCGCTCGCCAGCTCCGCGTGGTACGAGGACATCCTGCGCAGAGCCACCGCACGGGTCGCCCCGGCCAAACTGGAGATGGGGCTTCCCGCCTACGGCTGGGACTGGGCCGTCGGATCCGAACGACGCGCCAAGTCCGTCACCTCCAAGGGCGCGGAGGCGCTCCGCAAGCGCGTCAAGGCGCGTTATCGTCTCGACCCCGCATCCGGGACACCGCACTTCACGTACACGTCGGGGAAGACACGGCGGACGGTCTGGTACCAGGACGCCAAGGGCACGGCGGAACATCTGCCGGTGCTGCGCGAGTACGGGGTGCGCAACACCGCGCTGTGGGCCCTGAACTTCGAGGACCCGAAGCTGTGGGGGACGCTGGCGCGAGGGTGA
- a CDS encoding pyridoxal-phosphate dependent enzyme yields MHGLPTPVVAVRLGVDGIPRTLWLKLEAYNLYGSIKGRTALALWQDVEPRIDRDIGVIESSSGNLGLALAAIAAARQVPFTAVVDPHIGDSLLHDIRALGARVVSVDIPDSAGGYLLNRLSYVRERLHREPRLVWTDQYTNPANPIAHARWTAPELHRQTAGARMSVLVAVSTGGTLAGFRAFASDIGADWELVGVDVTGSAALGGVPGRRLLSGIGASRASAFLPEGHRPTMYVTADEAVSTCLWLDQRAGIRVGSSSGALVAAALRLFHAHPERGSVACLCPDGADRYSDTVYSADWRSRQKIGESDIGRGVEVEAPVPAQRIVRLPAPVRGEEDR; encoded by the coding sequence ATGCATGGCCTACCTACCCCCGTCGTCGCTGTTCGTCTCGGGGTCGACGGCATCCCCCGCACGCTGTGGCTGAAGTTGGAGGCCTACAACCTGTACGGGTCGATCAAGGGCCGTACCGCCCTCGCGCTCTGGCAGGACGTCGAACCCAGGATCGACAGGGACATCGGAGTGATCGAGTCCAGTTCGGGAAATCTCGGTCTCGCTCTCGCCGCCATCGCTGCGGCCCGCCAGGTCCCGTTCACCGCGGTGGTGGACCCCCACATCGGCGACTCCCTGCTGCACGACATACGGGCCCTCGGCGCACGGGTGGTGAGCGTCGACATACCGGACAGCGCGGGAGGGTATCTGCTCAACCGCCTGTCGTACGTCAGGGAGCGGCTCCACCGTGAGCCGCGGCTGGTGTGGACGGATCAGTACACGAACCCGGCCAACCCCATCGCTCACGCCCGCTGGACCGCGCCCGAACTGCACCGGCAGACCGCCGGTGCAAGGATGAGCGTCCTCGTCGCGGTCTCCACCGGAGGGACGCTCGCCGGTTTCCGCGCCTTCGCCTCCGACATCGGGGCCGACTGGGAGCTGGTCGGCGTCGACGTCACCGGCTCCGCGGCGCTCGGCGGCGTACCGGGGAGGCGGCTGCTGTCCGGTATCGGGGCGAGCCGGGCCTCCGCCTTCCTCCCCGAAGGGCACCGGCCGACGATGTACGTCACCGCGGACGAGGCCGTGAGTACCTGTCTGTGGCTGGATCAGCGTGCGGGTATCCGCGTCGGATCCAGCTCGGGCGCGCTCGTCGCCGCCGCGCTGCGCCTCTTCCACGCACATCCCGAGCGGGGATCGGTGGCCTGTCTCTGTCCCGACGGCGCCGATCGCTACAGCGACACGGTGTACTCGGCCGACTGGCGCAGCCGCCAGAAGATCGGCGAATCGGACATCGGGCGCGGGGTGGAGGTCGAAGCCCCGGTTCCCGCACAGAGGATCGTACGACTGCCAGCCCCGGTACGCGGGGAGGAGGACCGGTGA
- a CDS encoding ornithine carbamoyltransferase codes for MNPLYGAPGVAQERGLFSLAELKPDALLRLVERSVELFRDREAHDFPLRDRVAGVLFTRTSTRTRTAFQTGIVRLGGTPVAYGPHDLQLNTGESVTDTARVLGSMLDLLVARTSGPLDELRKLSSAGGLPLINAMATEEHPTQGVCDLATLALAHGDLSGLRVMYIGEGNNTAVALAHGMAMVPGARVTFVTPPGYGLPGGVLAAARGIAGAAGAELAETHDVADAPTEVDVVYTTRWQTTGTDKGDPDWRETFRPFHVDAALMRRWPDASFLHDLPAHRGDEVAGEVLDGPRSLAWTQATMKLSSAMAVLEATAGPAAGDTRR; via the coding sequence ATGAATCCACTGTACGGAGCGCCGGGTGTCGCCCAGGAGCGCGGGTTGTTCTCCCTCGCGGAACTGAAACCCGACGCGCTGCTGAGACTCGTGGAAAGGTCGGTCGAACTCTTCCGCGACCGCGAGGCCCACGACTTCCCCCTGCGCGACCGTGTCGCGGGAGTGCTGTTCACCCGGACGTCCACCCGTACACGTACCGCGTTCCAGACGGGCATCGTACGGCTGGGGGGCACCCCCGTCGCCTACGGGCCGCACGACCTCCAGCTCAACACCGGGGAGTCCGTCACCGACACCGCGCGGGTCCTCGGCTCCATGCTCGACCTGCTCGTCGCCCGTACCTCCGGGCCCCTCGACGAACTGCGGAAGCTGTCCAGCGCGGGCGGGCTGCCGCTGATCAACGCGATGGCGACGGAGGAGCACCCGACGCAGGGCGTGTGCGACCTGGCCACCCTCGCTCTCGCACACGGCGACCTGAGCGGCCTTCGCGTGATGTACATCGGCGAGGGCAACAACACGGCCGTGGCGCTGGCCCACGGCATGGCCATGGTGCCGGGGGCGAGGGTCACCTTCGTCACACCGCCCGGCTACGGGCTGCCGGGCGGTGTGCTCGCCGCGGCCAGGGGGATCGCGGGAGCGGCCGGTGCCGAGCTGGCCGAGACGCACGACGTGGCGGACGCACCCACGGAGGTGGACGTCGTCTACACCACCCGCTGGCAGACCACCGGCACGGACAAGGGCGACCCGGACTGGCGTGAGACCTTCAGGCCCTTCCACGTCGACGCGGCACTCATGCGGCGGTGGCCGGACGCGTCTTTCCTGCACGACCTCCCCGCCCACCGCGGCGACGAGGTAGCGGGCGAGGTACTCGACGGTCCCCGCTCCCTCGCCTGGACCCAGGCCACGATGAAGCTTTCCAGCGCCATGGCCGTCCTGGAGGCCACCGCGGGCCCTGCCGCAGGCGATACACGAAGGTGA
- a CDS encoding CDGSH iron-sulfur domain-containing protein, whose product MRHPTECVVTAYPDGPYLVRGAHHVVDAEGNEIEVTRPVVALCRCGLSGQKPWCDSTHKLIRFRDPVRHRRRESD is encoded by the coding sequence GTGCGACACCCCACAGAATGCGTGGTCACCGCTTATCCGGACGGGCCCTATCTGGTACGCGGCGCGCACCACGTCGTCGACGCGGAGGGAAACGAGATCGAGGTGACCCGGCCGGTGGTCGCGCTGTGCCGCTGCGGGCTCTCCGGGCAGAAGCCCTGGTGCGACAGCACCCACAAACTCATCCGCTTTCGCGACCCGGTACGGCACCGTCGGCGCGAGTCGGACTGA
- a CDS encoding methyltransferase domain-containing protein, with amino-acid sequence MGDPPWHDAACSPAEPATGHRASGAGALVTRIHTYHHLRPADRLPPRRPNVFFDPVDTEVGVWAAVDLIRPGCTVLDLGSGSGAAAAAMARAGAGRVHGLDISEDSVAWAGEHYATESAAGRVSFGSADYSVLAPGQLRARCPFPSAPDVIVSNPPYVPLPSPDGNPRRSIDGGGDGLRLVRRVVAHAEALGSELAVTIGSYTSPRDAADLLHDHGFQLSAITLGMLRLGEHTLDNIGRVSALEATGEGPLLRIDDAVPHYLVVGLSCRRRKDRGAPALPPEELLPLLQLACRSRTPLLETLDSASTRVPLRMVNLPDEHRRLHV; translated from the coding sequence GTGGGCGACCCCCCATGGCACGACGCGGCTTGTAGTCCCGCGGAACCAGCCACCGGCCACCGTGCGTCCGGTGCGGGCGCCCTGGTGACGCGGATCCACACCTATCACCATTTGCGCCCCGCGGACCGGCTTCCGCCCCGGCGGCCGAATGTCTTCTTCGACCCGGTGGACACGGAGGTCGGCGTATGGGCCGCCGTCGACCTCATCCGGCCCGGCTGTACGGTGCTCGACCTCGGCTCGGGCAGCGGCGCGGCGGCCGCGGCGATGGCCAGGGCCGGCGCCGGCCGGGTGCACGGGCTCGACATCTCCGAAGACAGTGTGGCCTGGGCCGGTGAGCACTACGCCACGGAGAGCGCGGCGGGGCGTGTCTCTTTCGGCAGCGCCGACTACAGCGTGCTCGCGCCTGGTCAACTGCGGGCCCGATGCCCCTTCCCCTCCGCGCCGGACGTGATCGTCAGCAATCCGCCCTACGTACCACTCCCCTCTCCTGACGGAAACCCCAGGCGGTCCATCGACGGCGGGGGCGACGGCCTACGCCTGGTCAGGCGAGTGGTCGCACACGCGGAGGCGCTGGGATCCGAACTCGCCGTCACCATCGGCAGCTACACCTCTCCGCGCGATGCGGCGGACCTCCTGCACGATCACGGCTTCCAGCTGTCCGCCATCACCCTGGGCATGCTTCGTCTGGGCGAACACACCCTCGACAACATCGGGAGAGTCAGCGCACTTGAGGCGACAGGCGAAGGCCCTCTGCTGCGCATCGACGACGCGGTACCCCACTACCTCGTCGTCGGGCTCTCCTGCCGTCGGCGCAAGGACCGGGGCGCTCCGGCACTGCCGCCCGAGGAGTTGCTTCCCTTGCTGCAACTGGCCTGTCGGTCTCGGACTCCCCTGCTGGAAACGCTCGACTCCGCTTCGACCCGTGTCCCCCTTCGGATGGTGAATCTGCCCGATGAGCACCGACGCCTGCACGTCTGA
- a CDS encoding iron-containing redox enzyme family protein codes for MAAGARVSETSEQGVAALPEPRGAVTEALLHALTGAPGPFSFPGSTTDDPLSDDDLHLALYVCYELHYRGFAGVDDGWEWQPELLGLRGRLEREFEAALRDRFPVSEDGRDIVAALTRISNQPGPPFSRYLREQITMEELRDYLVHRSLYQLKEADPHAWAIPRMTGRPKAALMEVEFDEFGSGRADRIHAVLYRNSMDALDLDSRYGAYLDAVPGSALATVNITSMFGLHRRLRAAVVGQLATAEMTSALANKSVADGMRRLGLGDSATEFFDEHVIADSVHDMIALHDLAGGLVAQDPAASPGVLFGATAWTGLDALFADRLLGCWERGEPTLRPGVSPTRADGAVPGRESG; via the coding sequence ATGGCTGCTGGTGCGCGTGTTTCTGAGACATCGGAGCAAGGGGTCGCGGCGCTGCCCGAGCCGCGAGGTGCTGTCACCGAAGCCCTGCTGCACGCGCTGACGGGTGCGCCGGGCCCCTTCTCGTTCCCCGGCTCCACCACCGACGACCCTCTCTCGGACGACGATCTCCATCTCGCTCTGTACGTCTGCTACGAGCTGCACTACCGAGGTTTCGCCGGGGTCGACGACGGCTGGGAGTGGCAACCGGAGCTGCTCGGGCTGCGAGGGCGACTGGAAAGGGAGTTCGAGGCCGCGCTGCGTGACCGGTTCCCTGTGTCCGAGGACGGCCGAGATATCGTGGCGGCCCTGACCCGGATCAGTAACCAGCCGGGACCCCCGTTCTCCCGGTACCTGCGCGAGCAGATCACCATGGAGGAGCTGCGGGACTATCTCGTCCACCGGTCCCTGTACCAGCTCAAGGAGGCCGACCCCCATGCCTGGGCCATTCCGCGCATGACGGGCAGGCCAAAGGCCGCCCTGATGGAGGTCGAGTTCGACGAGTTCGGCAGCGGCAGGGCCGACCGTATCCACGCGGTGCTCTACCGGAACAGCATGGACGCGCTAGACCTCGACAGTCGCTACGGCGCGTATCTCGACGCCGTCCCCGGCTCAGCCCTGGCCACGGTCAACATCACCTCGATGTTCGGGCTGCACCGGCGGTTGCGGGCGGCCGTCGTGGGGCAGCTCGCCACCGCCGAGATGACCTCGGCACTCGCCAACAAGAGCGTCGCGGACGGAATGCGCAGGCTCGGCCTCGGTGACTCGGCGACCGAGTTCTTCGACGAGCACGTGATCGCCGACTCGGTGCACGACATGATCGCGCTGCACGACCTCGCAGGAGGCCTCGTGGCGCAAGACCCCGCGGCCTCCCCCGGAGTGCTCTTCGGCGCCACGGCGTGGACCGGCCTTGACGCGCTCTTCGCCGACCGGCTGCTCGGCTGCTGGGAGAGGGGCGAACCGACCCTGCGGCCCGGAGTCAGTCCGACTCGCGCCGACGGTGCCGTACCGGGTCGCGAAAGCGGATGA